In the Sandaracinus amylolyticus genome, CCCGACGCGAGTGCGGTACTAAGGAGCGCCCGGACCTCCGCGCGAAAGGAAGCCCTGCCGATGCGCCGTGTCGTCGCCGCCCTGCTCGCTGCGCTCGCTCTCACGGTGAGCGCGCCCTTCGTCGCTCCTCCTCCGACGGCGCACGCGCAGGAGACCGAGCTCGCGCGGCTGCGCACCGAGGCGCGCGCCGCGCCCCGCGACCACGCGGTCCAGCGCACCCTCGGCATCGCGCTGCTGCGCGCCGGTCGGTACCGCGAGGCCGAGGCGCAGCTCACGCGCGCCGCGCGCCTGACGCCCGGATCGCTCGATGCGCTCTTCGACGTCGCGCGCGTCGCGTTCGCGCGCGAGGATCACGCCGCGGCGGAGCGTGCGTGCCGGGCGCTCACGCGCGCGCAGGCGGACGCCGTGCTCACCCGCGTGTGCAATGCGCGCGCGGACCTCGTGTGGAACCGCAGCGCGCGCGCGTTCGAGCAGCTCGAGGTCGCGCTCGCGAGCGAGCCCACCAACTACGAAGCGCTCTACGCGCTCGCCGAGGCGCACCGCCGCCGCGCCGCGGTGAGCGACGCCGAAGCGGCGTACCAGCGCGCGATCCAGGCGCGCCCCGCGTCGGCGGAGCCGCACCTCGGGCTCGGTCGTCTCTACGCGGCCGCGGGCCGACGTGACGACGCGGTGCGAGCGCTCCGCCGCGCGCTCGAGCTCGACGCGAACGATCCCGAGATCCAGCTCGCGCTCGGCCGGCTGATCTCGTCGTCGGAGGAAGGCCGCACGCTCCTCGCGCGCGCCGTCGAGGGCCGTCCCGACTGGCCCGAGGCGCAGGTCGCGGCCGCCGACGCGATGCTCGCCGCGGGACAGATCGACGCTGCCGAGGCTGCGTACCGCGCCGCGATCCGCGCCCACGCCGACAACGCGCCGGCACACTCCGGGCTCGGCCGGGCCCTCGCGCAGCGCGGCGATCTCGCGGGCGCGGAGCAGGAGATCCGCCGCGCGCTCTCGCTCGTCGCGAACGACCCCGGCAGCGCGCTCGCCCTCGCCGACGTGCTCGCGCGCACCGAGCGCTACGAGGAAGCGTTCGAGCAGTATCGCCACGCCGCGGATCTCGATCCGCGCAACCCCGTCGGCCTGGTGCGCGCAGCCGAGCTCGCGATGCGCCAGAACCGCGACGTGCTCGCGAGCGGCTTCCTCGATCGCGTGCTGCAGCAGCACCCGAGCAACGCCGCCGCGCTCGCGCTCTACGGTGACGTGATGCGCGCCCGCCGCGACACCACGCGTGCTCGCGACTACTACCAGCGCGCGCTCGCGGGCAC is a window encoding:
- a CDS encoding tetratricopeptide repeat protein, which translates into the protein MRRVVAALLAALALTVSAPFVAPPPTAHAQETELARLRTEARAAPRDHAVQRTLGIALLRAGRYREAEAQLTRAARLTPGSLDALFDVARVAFAREDHAAAERACRALTRAQADAVLTRVCNARADLVWNRSARAFEQLEVALASEPTNYEALYALAEAHRRRAAVSDAEAAYQRAIQARPASAEPHLGLGRLYAAAGRRDDAVRALRRALELDANDPEIQLALGRLISSSEEGRTLLARAVEGRPDWPEAQVAAADAMLAAGQIDAAEAAYRAAIRAHADNAPAHSGLGRALAQRGDLAGAEQEIRRALSLVANDPGSALALADVLARTERYEEAFEQYRHAADLDPRNPVGLVRAAELAMRQNRDVLASGFLDRVLQQHPSNAAALALYGDVMRARRDTTRARDYYQRALAGTGEIDRPRVEQALRELR